The window GTGATCATCTCCTCCCTGGTGGCCCCGGCCCTGTCGCAGATGGGAGTGGTGCCCATAGCCGCCCATCTCTTTGTCCTCTACTTCGGGACCAGGGCGGACATTACCCCTCCGGTGGCCCTGGCCGCCTATGCCGGCTCCGGAGTGGCCGGATCAGACCCGATGAAGACCGGGGTCCGGGCCTTTCAGCTGGGAATCGCCGGGTTCATCATCCCCTTTATGTTTGTGTACGCCCCGGAGCTTCTACTCATCGGCCATCCGCTGAAGATCATCCTGGCCTGCCTGACCGCCTTCCTGGGCATCTACTGCCTGGCCGCCGGAGTTCAGGCCTGCATGCTGGTACCGTCCACCTGGTACGAGACACTCATGCTCCTGATCGTGGCCCTGTTGATGATCAAGCCCGGACTGGCCACCGACAGCATCGGCATCCCCCTGTTCATTCTGGTCCTGGCTCTCCAGTTAAGCCGCAGAAGGAAACAGGAACCGGCCCTGTCTCCGACCGGCTCTTGATCCGTTTACCCAACCTCAACCCCGGAAGACGAGGAAGACTATGTGCAGCCATCACGATCCCAATGACCATGTCTTTTACCGCAACCCGACCAAATACTATCCACAGGCGGACCGCGGAGAAGGCATCTATATCATCGATACCCAGGGCAAGCGGTACATTGACGGGTGTGGCGGCGCGGTGGTGGTCTCCATCGGCCACGGGTCGCACAAGGTCAGGGAGGCCATGCTGGAACAGGCCGACAAGGTGGCCTTCACCCACGGTTCCCAGTTCACCACCAGGGCAGCCAGGGAGCTTGCGGCCAGACTGGCGGGCATGGCCCCGGAGGGCCTGAACCGGGTCTACTTCCTCTCCGGCGGATCAGAGGCCATTGAAACCTCAATCAAGATGGCCAGGCAGTACCAGGTGGACCGGGGGCGGGGGGGCAAATACAAGGTCATTTCCAGGTGGTCCAGCTACCACGGCAACACCCTGGGCGCCTTGGCCCTGAGCGGACATACCGGCCGGCGCAAGTACTATCAACCCCTTATCCAGCATACCCCGCACATCGGCCCGGCCTACTGCTACCGCTGTCCGTTCGGACGCACCCCGGACGCCTGTGGTTTGGAATGCGCCGAGGAGCTGGAAAAGGCCATCCTGTATGAAGGCCCGGACTCGGTCTCGGCCTTTATCGCCGAACCGGTGGTCGGAGCCACAGCCGGGGCGGTGGTCCCCCGGGACGGCTACTTCCAGCGGGTCCGGGAAATCTGCGATGCATACGACGTCCTGCTCATTGTGGACGAGGTCATGACCGGAGTCGGACGCACCGGCCGCAACTTCGGGATCGATCACTGGGGGGTCGCCCCGGATCTGTTGGTCTGCGCCAAGGGGCTGGCCAGCGGCTACACCCCGCTGTTCTGCGTTATCGCCTCGGAAGAGATCCACAGGACCATCCAGGAAGGCAGCGGAGCCTTCGTCCATGGGCACACCTACAGCCAGAACCCCCTGTCCTGCGCCATTGGCCTGGCGGTTCTGGACACCATCCAGGAGGAGGGGCTCATCCAGCGCTCCGCAGAGATGGGACAGGTCCTCCTGGATGCCTTGCAGGGCCTGTCCTCCCACCCTATTGTCGGCGACATTCGAGGCCTCGGGCTGTTCGCCGGGGTGGAGTTCGTCCGGGACAAACAGACCAAGGCCCCTTTTGCCCCGGGGCAGAAGATACACGCCCGGATCACCGAGCGGGCCTTTGCCCACGAGCTCATCGTCTATCCGGGGTCCGGAGGAGCGGACGGGGTACACGGGGATCATATCCTGCTGGCCCCGCCCTTTATCATCACCCGGGATCAGATTGCAGAGATGGTGGACATCCTGGACCGGGTGATCGGTGAGATCAGCGCCGAACTGCAGGAGGAAGGAGCTCTCTGAGTCAAGATCACCCATCCAAAGCGGCAGACCGCGAGAGGAAGGAGCATATGTCCAAGATCATTATCACCGCCGCCTTGACCGGCAGCCGGATCATGAGGGACAAGGCACCGTATATACCGATCACGGCCGAGGAGATCACCCGGTCGGCTGTTGAGGCCTGGAAGGCGGGAGCGGCCGTGGCCCACATCCATGTCCGGGACCCGGAGACCGGCCTGGGAACCCAGGATTTGGACCAATACAAACGGGTCGTCGAGCCCCTGCGGGAACAGACCGACCTGGTCCTTTGCCTGACAACCAGCGGCATCCCGGGCCGCAATCTGCCCATTGATGAGCGGCTGGCCCCTTTACAGCTGCGTCCGGAACTGGCCTCCTTCGACGCGGGATCCATCAATCTGGGCAGCGGGGTCTTTGCCAACCCCATAGACTTCCTGCAGGAAGCGGCCGTTAGAATGCGGGAATACCAGGTCAAGCCGGAGCTGGAAGTCTTTGACCTGGGCATGATCATGACCTGCAAAAAGCTGCGTCAGGATGGATTTCTCCACGACCCCTTGCATTTTCAGTTCGTCCTGGGCACTCCATGGGGAGCACCGGCCACTGCCAAGGCCTATCTCCATTTCCTGGACCATCTGCCAGACCAGGCCACCTGGTCCACCATCGGCATCGGCCGCGGTTCACTGCCCATGACCACCCTGTCCATGATCACCGGCGGGCACATCCGGGTGGGCATGGAAGACAACCTCTACCTCCGCCGGGGGGTGCTGGCCGGCTCCAACGCCGATCTGGTCGCCCAGGTCCGGGCAATCGTCGAGGCCTACGGCAACCAAGCGGCAAGCCCGGATGAAGCCAGGGAAATGCTGGGGATCCGCTAACCCGCAGCCCGTCCATGAGGAGATTGTATGCCCACATGTCAGGTTCGGGGTCGCACGCTTTATTACCAGACCTCCTCATCTGTTTCGGATGGGAAAACCCCCGTGCTCTTTATCCATGGCTCGGGAGGATCAGCCCACATCTGGTCCAATCAGCTCGCCTTTGAGGTACCCGGCTATGTGCACACGGCGCTCGATCTCCCGGGACATGCCCGCTCCCAGGGAAGCGGAGCCCAGTCTGTTGCCGACTATGCCTCCTGGGTCCGGGACTTTGTCCTCAGCATGGGGTTTTCCTCCTGTGTACTGGCTGGTCACTCTCTGGGCGGGGCTGTGGCCATGATGGCCGCCCTGAGCTTTCCTGAGCTCTTCACAGGCGTGATCCTGGTCGGCACCGGAGCCAAGCTCCGGGTCGCTCCAAAGGTCCTGAGCAGGGCCCGTCAGGGGGCATCTTTTGCCGACTATGCCTACGCCCCGGGCACTTCCCCCGCAATCAAGCAAAAAGCGGAAAAGGAGTTCGCCCTGACCGCCCCAGAGGTCCGCTATGGGGATTTTGTGGCCTGCGACCGATTCGATATCCTGGACAGGATGGAGGATATTGCCCTTCCGGCATTGATCGTGTGCGGTGAACAGGACCGGCTGACCCCGGTGAAGTACGCCCAATACCTGCATGAGCATATCCCCGAATCCAGACTGGAGGTTATTCCCCGGGCCGGGCACATGGTCATGTGGGAGCAGCCTGAGGCCTGCAACCGCTGTCTGCAGGACTTCTTGCAGACCCTTGCCCAAAAGTAAGCATCAGGCGTGCAGCGGCCCGATCGCCGTGGCCCGGCGTTGAACAAGGAGACATTACCCGAGGTCCAACCCGTTATGAGGAGGTACGTATGACCAAAAAGCTCTGGGAACCAAGCCCGGAACGGATCAAACAGACCCAGATGTACAGGTTCATGACCAAAGTCAACACTGAATATGGTCAGTCTTTTTCCTCCTATCCAGAGCTCTACGCGTGGTCTGTGCAGAACATTCCCCAGTTTTGGGCCAGCCTATGGGATTTTCTGGATATCCAGGCCTCTGAGCCCGCCACCCAGGTCATCGACGACGTGACCAAAATGCCCGGAGCCACATGGTTTTCCGGAGCCAAGCTCAACTTCGCCCAGAACCTGCTCCGCTACCGGGACGAACACACCGCAATCATCTTTCAAAGCGAAGGCTCGGAACCTGTACAGCTGAGCTACGCCCAGCTCTATGCCCGTGTGGCCCAGGTAGCCAAAGCCCTCAAAGACATGGGGGTCCAGCCTGAAGACCGGGTGGTGGGTTTTATGCCCAATATGCCGGAAACAGTGATCGCCATGCTGGCCGCCACCAGCCTGGGGGCCATATGGTCCTCCTGTTCCCCGGACTTTGGCATCAAGGGGGTCCTGGACCGCTTTGGCCAAATCCAGCCCAAGGTCTTGTTCGCCGCGGACGGGTACGTGTTCAAGGGCAAAAACATCGATCGCCTGGAGCGGGTGGCCGGGATAATGGAAGAGCTCCCCTCGGTGCAGCAGGTGGTGGTGGTTCCCTTTCTGCAGGACCGGCCGGACATCAGCACCATACCCAGGGCGGTTCTGCTCCAGGACTTTGTGGACCACCGGGCCGAAGAGATCGAGTTCAGGCAGCTGCCTTTTGATCACCCCCTGTACATTATGTATTCCTCCGGAACCACCGGGCTGCCCAAATGCATGGTCCAGGGCGCGGGCGGGGTCCTGCTCCAGCAGAGGAAGGAGCATGTCCTGCACACGGATATTACCCGCGACGACGTCTTGTTCTACTTCACAACCTGCGGCTGGATGATGTGGAACTGGCTGGTCAGCGGACTGGCCAGCGGCTGCACCATCGTGCTCTATGACGGCCATCCCTTCAGCCCG is drawn from Desulfovermiculus halophilus DSM 18834 and contains these coding sequences:
- a CDS encoding 3-keto-5-aminohexanoate cleavage protein, with amino-acid sequence MSKIIITAALTGSRIMRDKAPYIPITAEEITRSAVEAWKAGAAVAHIHVRDPETGLGTQDLDQYKRVVEPLREQTDLVLCLTTSGIPGRNLPIDERLAPLQLRPELASFDAGSINLGSGVFANPIDFLQEAAVRMREYQVKPELEVFDLGMIMTCKKLRQDGFLHDPLHFQFVLGTPWGAPATAKAYLHFLDHLPDQATWSTIGIGRGSLPMTTLSMITGGHIRVGMEDNLYLRRGVLAGSNADLVAQVRAIVEAYGNQAASPDEAREMLGIR
- a CDS encoding acetoacetate--CoA ligase gives rise to the protein MTKKLWEPSPERIKQTQMYRFMTKVNTEYGQSFSSYPELYAWSVQNIPQFWASLWDFLDIQASEPATQVIDDVTKMPGATWFSGAKLNFAQNLLRYRDEHTAIIFQSEGSEPVQLSYAQLYARVAQVAKALKDMGVQPEDRVVGFMPNMPETVIAMLAATSLGAIWSSCSPDFGIKGVLDRFGQIQPKVLFAADGYVFKGKNIDRLERVAGIMEELPSVQQVVVVPFLQDRPDISTIPRAVLLQDFVDHRAEEIEFRQLPFDHPLYIMYSSGTTGLPKCMVQGAGGVLLQQRKEHVLHTDITRDDVLFYFTTCGWMMWNWLVSGLASGCTIVLYDGHPFSPDPGVLCKMAQDTGITAFGTSAGYLTALEKTGLRPGESYDLTPLRTLMSTGSPLPIEGFDFVYQAIKADLQLASISGGTDLNGCFFLGNPMGPVYAGELQCRGLGMKVEAYDPEGNPVFNQKGELVCTAPFPSMPLYFWDDEDGSKYHDAYFDVYPGVWRHGDFIEINDRGGVIIYGRSDATLNPGGVRIGTAEIYRQVEQLEEIADSVVIGQPWKDDVRVVLFVKLKPGYELTDQLKQRIRTTLKENASPRHVPAKIIEVPDIPYTLNMKKVEVAVRKAILGQPITNKDALSNPEVLDFYANLSEVNAD
- a CDS encoding aspartate aminotransferase family protein, producing MCSHHDPNDHVFYRNPTKYYPQADRGEGIYIIDTQGKRYIDGCGGAVVVSIGHGSHKVREAMLEQADKVAFTHGSQFTTRAARELAARLAGMAPEGLNRVYFLSGGSEAIETSIKMARQYQVDRGRGGKYKVISRWSSYHGNTLGALALSGHTGRRKYYQPLIQHTPHIGPAYCYRCPFGRTPDACGLECAEELEKAILYEGPDSVSAFIAEPVVGATAGAVVPRDGYFQRVREICDAYDVLLIVDEVMTGVGRTGRNFGIDHWGVAPDLLVCAKGLASGYTPLFCVIASEEIHRTIQEGSGAFVHGHTYSQNPLSCAIGLAVLDTIQEEGLIQRSAEMGQVLLDALQGLSSHPIVGDIRGLGLFAGVEFVRDKQTKAPFAPGQKIHARITERAFAHELIVYPGSGGADGVHGDHILLAPPFIITRDQIAEMVDILDRVIGEISAELQEEGAL
- a CDS encoding alpha/beta fold hydrolase, coding for MPTCQVRGRTLYYQTSSSVSDGKTPVLFIHGSGGSAHIWSNQLAFEVPGYVHTALDLPGHARSQGSGAQSVADYASWVRDFVLSMGFSSCVLAGHSLGGAVAMMAALSFPELFTGVILVGTGAKLRVAPKVLSRARQGASFADYAYAPGTSPAIKQKAEKEFALTAPEVRYGDFVACDRFDILDRMEDIALPALIVCGEQDRLTPVKYAQYLHEHIPESRLEVIPRAGHMVMWEQPEACNRCLQDFLQTLAQK